A window of the Helianthus annuus cultivar XRQ/B chromosome 4, HanXRQr2.0-SUNRISE, whole genome shotgun sequence genome harbors these coding sequences:
- the LOC118491380 gene encoding uncharacterized protein LOC118491380, producing MRIKPYTNMKIHSLLPQHSTYYIDMVRTMDVPDPVKYISIMICAGGAWERVDGIIEYRPLGFLRRTIECSEVEYYQYSNFIKRVAAKVNLPVNGFGMTYQFPFSSSNQNDAVVVDIADAEDFKVFVKEAFKTTHRPVTLYVVESVSVGSSSLPLLLTR from the exons ATGCGTATAAAACCATACACAAATATGAAAATCCATTCACTTCTCCCCCAACATTCGACTTATTACATCGACATGGTCCGAACTATG GATGTTCCAGACCCAGTCAAGTATATTAGTATAATGATTTGCGCCGGAGGCGCGTGGGAGCGAGTTGACGGAATTATTGAGTATAGACCATTGGGATTTTTGAGGCGTACTATAGAGTGTTCAGAGGTTGAATATTATCAATATTCTAATTTCATAAAAAGGGTGGCAGCCAAGGTGAACCTGCCCGTTAACGGTTTTGGGATGACTTACCAGTTCCCCTTTTCATCCTCTAACCAAAACGATGCTGTAGTTGTTGACATAGCTGATGCCGAGGACTTCAAAGTATTTGTTAAAGAGGCATTCAAAACGACCCATCGGCCGGTTACATTGTATGTTGTTGAGTCTGTTTCGGTTGGGTCTTCTTCTTTACCGTTGTTACTCACACGTTAA
- the LOC110935977 gene encoding uncharacterized protein LOC110935977, with product MVTGLRINNLSNLLRQPIISWLLDRGEKIELVVDKKETFNLKLVMMSASHAAPGEVGKHCPSPSTRTNQSRMDLGCRRIEKSNLVIKELLKEKDEEKERLNGVIAGLLADKEKDKVDKDVMLNRMSQIEATLTAMVRR from the exons ATGGTTACAG GTTTGAGGATCAATAATCTCTCCAATCTCCTTCGCCAGCCGATCATAAGTTGG CTTTTGGATCGTGGTGAGAAGATCGAGTTAGTAGTTGACAAGAAAGAAACCTTCAATCTCAA GTTAGTGATGATGAGTGCTTCTCATGCTGCTCCAGGCGAGGTGGGAAAGCACTGCCCAAGTCCAAGTACCCGAACCAATCAATCGCGAATGGATTTGGGTTGTAGGAGA ATTGAAAAGTCGAACTTGGTTATCAAGGAGCTACTTaaggaaaaagatgaagaaaaagaaagattaaATGGAGTTATTGCGGGCTTATTGGCTGATAAAGAAAAAGATAAGGTGGACAAAGATGTCATGCTCAATAGGATGTCACAAATTGAAGCTACGTTAACCGCTATGGTTCGAAGATAG